GCCCAGGTTTGTAGAGGGAGGCATCATTGGGGCATTGGAGCTCATTGGTGTGGTTGGTGTTAGAAGAGGAGATGGTGAAGGATGCTGGACCGTCGCAACTGCTGGCGGTGGCTGCGCTGGGGACTCTCCTTTGGTCGACTGTATGTCTGTCCCATATTGTGGCATCCACACCGCCTGTTGGCTAGAAGAATAGGCATCTCCAATAATAGGATTAGTTGGTGCCGTCACTGCTGGCATGGGCATCAAACCCGCTAGTCCATCTGAAGATCCAGTGCTCAAGCCAGGGATCATGCTAAGAGCACCAAAGTCGACGGTAGAGAAGGCGCCCATCGAGGCTCCTGTGGTGTTAAATGCAGTGTTGTGCGTAAACCCCGTAACTCGATTTACTTGCAACGACACAGGCGGCGGAGAGGCCGTTACCGTGGGCGTTCGGTACAAGATGTCGTAATGATCAGGTCGATAAAGAAGATAGATGAATGTGCCCAATGATGAGACATCCTTGTCATTTGCCTCCTCCGGGAAACGATACTGGTTGACTTGACTTCCTGTACTTCGATCCAGATATGCAATTTCCAGTACGAAGTTGACAGGTTTTAGGAGTATGTTGGCCAATGCCACGATGCCTAGATGCTCAATCTCGCGATTGACTACCTCAATATTATGGCTGCAGTATTCGTCAACACCCTGTCCTCCGGGGATGAAAGGCGCATATGTCTCTGCGTTTGCCTTTAGAAACGTTGCCGCCAACAACCGGAAATAAAATATGAGGCTGCCTTCCACAGCAACGTCATTCCACTTTTGATGAAGTAAAGAGTGGGCAGCGGCTGGCTTGTCGATAATTCTTGCAAGTTCTCGAATCAGATCAAAGGCTTCGTCGGCAAAGTCTTCGAAGTAGTTGTACTCGCCAACTGTTGCCAGCAAATGGTTCAAACTTTTCAAGCGCGCAAACTCTCCTTCAATCTGAGCTTGGTCGCCACGCTCAATGAGAGTCTCAAAGTAGGAAAACCCGATTGCTTAAAGATTGTCAATATGTTTCATCTCAAGAAGCAAATTTTGTGGAAATTTTCGGCGCATGATTGGATATGGAAAACGCGGCTATCGTTGAACGAAATGAGGAACAAGCTTACCTCTCCAGCCGCAGTTGCCATCGCCTCTTATAGGACGATAGTGTGAGTATGTTTGGGGTAGTGCCTATGGAATAGTACAGGAAGGTTAACTTGGCAGCCCAAATGCAGATACAACTAATAGCTAGTAATTGATCATGTCGGTGAAGGACTTACGATTGTCTTCTCAACGTAGACTTGATCTGCTTTCGCGTATTCGTTTGTGATTACTTCACTGGGAGTTTTCTCTCCTACTAAAGGCCCCTGTTGAAATTTGTCTGGTTAGAGCTTGATACAAGACCACCAGAGACTTCAACTCCCCTAAAGGAGATTATAGTGCATGTATCGGAGGTGCTTTGCTCCTGGCGCAGCACACACCGCATGCAGAGCAAACTGAAGAAGAGCCCACCTGAAGCTTCGGTCGATAGTCCTTTGCTGCCTCTTGCTGCGCAGCCATATCATGGCCGTTTGGCTCCTCCATACTTGGTGCTGGCCTGCCCGGcgaatgctgctgctgacggTTAGCAACAAGCGAGAGCTCCGAGGGTGGCCGTGGTGAAAGCTGTTGGCCCAGGTGGTATTGTTGCTGTGGGTGGAGCGCGTCAGTGGCACACGAGGATGACAAAGAGCCAGTAGCGACACCCGTATGGGCAAGatattgctgctggtgtcCTGCATGTGTGGGGCTAAACTCTCTCTCTCCCGCATGTGCGGGTGGTGGTAAACCAAAAAGTGGTGCAAAATCTATGCCATGGGATGATGGCAacgaggaaaagaaagacgaaGAGGAAAACGGTGTAGACTGGGGCTGGAACATGCCGCCACTTCAGAAAGAATGAGGGGGGGAAACGAAATGGTTCAAGACGCAGATCGGGGGAGGAGACGATTAATTTGTCGCGTGGATCGTTGTCGCTATCCGGTAGTGGCGTGTTCCGACGTCTGTGATCGGGTACCAGCAGCCCTGGCGTTCGGGTTGAGCAGCGTGAGCGTCACTTGAGTCCGTCGCTTGCCCAGAGATTGTGTGATGTCAACAAGCCTGTTCAGTCCAACATCAGTCCTCCTCTTGTACCGGGTAAACTCGACTCGCCTGTTGCAGGACAACTACTAACCTGCGTTACCGTCTCTGTGTGGGTGGGGGGAACTGCCGAGCCTGGAACAGGGCAGAGGAGGGTTGGGTGCGGTAGTAGCCGCAGACTAGGAACGGCCGGCTCGACAAGTCTCGATGGTGTGAGCGCTGAGAGGCAGGAGCGCATGCGTTAGCGGAAATGTTGGCGATGTGAAGCTTGTTGGGGCGTGGTTGGCGAGCCGGGATTGGAAGACGGCAGGTTAGCGAGCCCTCGGCTGTCGAAGCGTTGTGGTCCTTGGTGCTTTGTCCTCGATTAGGTCTGTGTGCGTCGGCGCACTAGTCAACGACCGGCGATGCAAGACTTGGTTTGGAAATTGTGCTTCAGCTATCGTGGGCCCAAGGAAATTGAGTTGTAGTGATCCGTGTGCAGACGTTGGCCCTGCTCTGTAATATCAAAGACGTAGAAGCCTGGGTTCGGGAGATCGACACCAGcataaagaagaagaaaataatcACGGCTGGGTGAGGAGTCACATCCAGCTAAAACCGGGCAGCCGAGACGAAAGACGTGGAGGGTCGGCGGCGAAGCCTACCACAGATCGTGTGTTGTTTGCTGAGTGTGGGGGGGAGGCAAGACGAGGGAagtggaagaagaagtagaGTTCCAAAGTTGAAAGCGACGATTTTGTGAGGAAGGAGCCGTCGCAAAGCAATTGCTCTTGCCAATCTCAGTGTATCGTGGAATTGTCTTGGCCCAGTGTTGGAGACGTCACAGGAAGGAACAAGGCACCAGCGGGGTAGCCAATGAATCGCGGTctctcggcggcagcaggACTGGTGGCCTTCTCGGTGTGCAAAGCACAATTCACCAAACACACGTTGATCTTGAAGAGACGGGAACCGAAAGTCCGGGCTGACGGATGCCGAGgtaagtacggagcaggTCGACAAAGATGAAAGATGACAGAAATATCTAGAGGAGGTGGAAAATAATATAGACGAGCTGCGATGGCCTACACGGACAGCAGCTCGGGGTCCCAGAGAGGTCGAATGGTCGAAGCACTCGAGCACGCCCCGATGCAATGTCGACAGGCCAAAACAATTGGATGGCCAGAGAGGGTCTGGAGACGCAACTGCGACACATCCAGgcatacatactactacaGTACAACATGTTACTCACTTACATCCACCACATATTACCGAGATGTCAACGTCCTAGGTGGTCGACCGGTCCTTGTCCTGGCGACCCGGCCGACATGGGCATCGACATCGACTCCGTCGTCCGCCTCGAGGCATCGCAAAATGGCACAGCCAGGCCGTTGCATGCAGATGCAGCCTCCCCTCTTCACCCTCCTTCGGCTGCCACGCCGTCTCCCGGACGGCCCGTCTTCACGAGCACGGTTGTTCTGGCACACCTCTTGCTGCCACAGAACCTCGTATGTACTATGA
The DNA window shown above is from Metarhizium brunneum chromosome 1, complete sequence and carries:
- the Otub1 gene encoding Ubiquitin thioesterase OTUB1 — protein: MEEPNGHDMAAQQEAAKDYRPKLQGPLVGEKTPSEVITNEYAKADQVYVEKTIALPQTYSHYRPIRGDGNCGWRAIGFSYFETLIERGDQAQIEGEFARLKSLNHLLATVGEYNYFEDFADEAFDLIRELARIIDKPAAAHSLLHQKWNDVAVEGSLIFYFRLLAATFLKANAETYAPFIPGGQGVDEYCSHNIEVVNREIEHLGIVALANILLKPVNFVLEIAYLDRSTGSQVNQYRFPEEANDKDVSSLGTFIYLLYRPDHYDILYRTPTVTASPPPVSLQVNRVTGFTHNTAFNTTGASMGAFSTVDFGALSMIPGLSTGSSDGLAGLMPMPAVTAPTNPIIGDAYSSSQQAVWMPQYGTDIQSTKGESPAQPPPAVATVQHPSPSPLLTPTTPMSSNAPMMPPSTNLGPQQLPSHMATPGATGYPIRFSTHQLEYENNSFPEPTFQVTTNTFKNSVWNRAHYGNPDFQPEEWNPDEDGAESRLAGKRKVRKDSS